One Vitis riparia cultivar Riparia Gloire de Montpellier isolate 1030 chromosome 4, EGFV_Vit.rip_1.0, whole genome shotgun sequence genomic window carries:
- the LOC117913284 gene encoding uncharacterized protein LOC117913284, translated as MSDELASTLASIQEFMAGVSRRLDQLESSCQDPHPVGMVIDETVPHAPQIAQTRPPGVSLGTPFHLADHYETILPPTVTVPPPMVPTIEDTRLAEQEAKVERLESMMRQIRLQDGGLTWDDRDGIPVASLPAKFRMPDIERYSGIGCPKIHLRLYSTVMRAHGIDDAQLVALFPMSLSGAAQRWFASVEPSRLRTWEDMAHEFLTQFAFSADIDVSRRELEATRQRPEESISSFVTRWRAKVAGMVDRPKEQDQIDMVLRNLQPRFARRLVGIPFQDLRSLVQAAFSVEEAIARGLWTDTTPSSDSKGKKLIGPFGRSGEVGAISYQHRRPTHHSLYRPPTVRAHFSLPQYQYQLDYAQEPYIAQTSMQPRPPHLRAVTHPPPRPYAQRATRQFTPLGMTLTRAFEKLRDAGVIVPLAPRPLPHPIPPHFRSHEHCLYHQIPGHDTERCSTLHHAI; from the coding sequence ATGTCGGACGagctagcttccacacttgcttccaTTCAGGAGTTCATGGCCGGAGTCAGTAGACGCTTGGATCAGTTAGAGAGTTCTTGCCAGGATCCCCATCCAGTGGGCATGGTCATTGATGAGACAGTTCCTCATGCACCTCAGATAGCACAGACTCGCCCACCTGGAGTTTCACTTGGTACTCCATTCCATTTGGCAGATCATTATGAGACTATTCTGCCACCTACTGTCACAGTGCCACCTCCCATGGTTCCTACTATTGAGGATACTCGATTGGCCGAGCAGGAGGCCAaggttgagaggcttgagtccaTGATGAGACAGATCAGATTGCAGGACGGGGGTTTGACTTGGGACGACAGAGATGGCATACCGGTGGCTAGCTTACCCGCCAAGTTTCGCATGCCAGACATTGAGCGCTatagtgggattggttgtcccaagatccacttgagactatacAGCACAGTTATGAGAGCACATGGGATAGATGATGCACAGTTGGTGGCCCTCTTCCCGATGTCACTTAGTGGGGCAGCTCAGAGGTGGTTTGCTTCAGTTGAGCCTTCGAGACTTCGCACCTGGGAGGACATGGCTCATGAGTTCCTGACTCAGTTCGCTTTCAGTGCTGATATTGATGTATCCagacgagagttggaggccactaGACAGAGGCCAGAGGAGTCTATTTCTTCATTTGTCACTCGTTGGAGGGCAAAGGTGGCTGGTATGGTAGATCGGCCTAAGGAGCAGGATCAGATTGACATGGTTCTTCGGAACCTACAGCCGAGATTCGCGAGACGTCTTGTGGGCATCCCGTTTCAGGATCTCAGGAGTTTGGTTCAGGCAGCTTTCAGTGTTGAGGAGGCCATtgctcgaggattatggacagataCTACTCCTTCCTCTGacagtaaggggaagaagctGATTGGTCCGTTTGGCAGATCTGGAGAGGTTGGCGCTATTAGTTATCAGCATCGGAGGCCTACGCATCACTCACTTTATAGGCCACCTACAGTCAGAGCTCATTTTTCTCTTCCACAGTATCAGTATCAGCTGGATTATGCTCAggagccttacattgctcagactaGCATGCAGCCGCGACCACCACATCTGAGAGCCGTTACTCACCCGCCACCTAGACCCTATGCACAGAGGGCTACGAGACAGTTCACTCCTTTGGGCATGACattgactagagcttttgagaagctcagagACGCTGGGGTGATTGTTCCTTTGGCGCCGAGGCCTTTGCCCCATCCTATTCCTCCTCATTTCCGTTCACATGAGCACTGCTTGTATCATCAGATTCCGGGGCACGATACTGAGCGTTGTTCAACACTCCATCATGCGATATAG